In one Niallia taxi genomic region, the following are encoded:
- a CDS encoding ZIP family metal transporter: protein MWSAAMWGGISGSAVLLGALAALLLPIKRRIIGFIMAFGTGVLIGASTYELLGDAVESGGLLPTSLGFLAGAVVFFGLDLLVSRKGAKDRKRSTGDKEGNQSGIAIFIGTVMDAIPESIMIGASLIGQNSVSALLVIAIFISNIPEGLSSTTGLLKSNYSKKKILVLWISVLVISTASSFCGYVFLDHASEELMAAIGAFAGGGIIAMVGSTMMPEAYEEGGSITGLITALGLLTSLILDYMS, encoded by the coding sequence ATGTGGTCTGCTGCGATGTGGGGCGGTATTTCCGGTTCGGCTGTTTTACTTGGTGCGTTGGCTGCATTGCTGCTGCCGATAAAAAGAAGAATCATTGGGTTTATTATGGCATTCGGTACAGGGGTGCTTATTGGTGCATCTACATATGAGCTGCTTGGTGATGCAGTTGAAAGCGGAGGCTTGCTGCCGACAAGCTTAGGGTTTTTAGCAGGAGCAGTCGTCTTTTTTGGTTTGGACTTGCTAGTGTCCCGCAAAGGTGCGAAGGACAGGAAAAGGTCGACAGGTGACAAAGAAGGCAATCAATCAGGTATAGCGATTTTTATTGGAACAGTCATGGATGCGATTCCTGAGTCGATTATGATTGGTGCAAGCCTAATCGGTCAAAATAGTGTGAGTGCGTTACTAGTCATAGCTATTTTTATAAGTAATATTCCAGAAGGACTTTCAAGTACAACTGGTCTATTGAAAAGCAATTATTCAAAAAAGAAAATTCTTGTGCTGTGGATTAGTGTTCTCGTAATTTCAACAGCGTCTTCCTTCTGCGGGTATGTATTTCTTGATCATGCATCAGAGGAATTAATGGCTGCAATCGGTGCATTTGCTGGTGGAGGTATTATTGCCATGGTTGGGTCGACAATGATGCCAGAGGCGTATGAGGAAGGTGGATCAATAACAGGTTTGATTACAGCATTGGGCCTGCTGACATCTCTTATTCTTGATTATATGTCCTAA
- a CDS encoding GerAB/ArcD/ProY family transporter, with protein MKVQITNGMFMALIINMLYAKSIGLTQGIMAREVGGDMWISTIISSVQGIVIMAVVILAIKRLPNGDMIDQYEKILGKWISKGIAFLVFLFFLGAYGSIMATFVYHLKDYFLPESNIILFIVAAFLIGTYAIHFGLEVIARMALIGVFSVMALNILLLAGSISEFDIKELQPTFSSGFLSTVWASRHHDTDWAIATMMTCMILPLVRDNTTWIRSSTSGLIFSGVIIVMWPILEVGVLSPEVAAQYIVSCMQMARSAEIGLFLHRYEMIMIAFFALSILTQIMMTFLCSSIAVQKIIGLKDYRPVIIPVGIVLSAFSYWMVGSHHRAMGIIENEWVLVSLSLAIGLPGMLFVLGAIFKKKLKKDQEPKSV; from the coding sequence ATGAAGGTACAAATAACGAATGGCATGTTCATGGCTTTGATTATTAATATGCTTTATGCAAAATCAATTGGCCTGACACAAGGCATCATGGCAAGAGAAGTGGGCGGCGATATGTGGATTTCAACAATCATTTCTTCTGTACAGGGGATTGTCATTATGGCAGTCGTGATACTTGCTATTAAAAGACTGCCTAATGGGGATATGATTGATCAATATGAAAAAATCTTAGGTAAATGGATTAGCAAAGGTATCGCATTTCTTGTTTTTTTGTTTTTCTTAGGAGCATATGGTTCGATTATGGCGACCTTCGTTTATCATTTGAAGGATTATTTCCTGCCAGAATCAAATATCATTCTGTTCATTGTTGCCGCGTTTTTAATTGGCACATATGCGATCCATTTTGGATTAGAGGTAATTGCTAGAATGGCACTGATTGGGGTATTTTCAGTGATGGCCTTAAATATTTTACTTTTGGCAGGCTCTATTAGTGAGTTCGATATTAAGGAATTACAGCCAACATTTTCTTCCGGCTTTTTATCTACCGTGTGGGCAAGCAGGCATCATGATACAGACTGGGCGATAGCAACAATGATGACTTGCATGATTTTGCCGCTTGTAAGAGACAATACGACTTGGATTAGATCAAGTACATCAGGTCTGATTTTTAGCGGCGTGATTATTGTCATGTGGCCCATTTTGGAGGTTGGCGTTCTTTCGCCAGAAGTTGCGGCCCAATATATCGTTTCGTGTATGCAGATGGCGAGAAGCGCAGAAATCGGCTTGTTCTTGCATCGCTATGAGATGATTATGATTGCCTTTTTTGCTTTATCAATATTAACGCAAATTATGATGACATTTTTATGCTCCTCCATCGCAGTCCAAAAGATTATTGGTCTGAAGGATTATCGGCCAGTCATTATTCCAGTTGGAATTGTCCTTAGTGCTTTCAGCTATTGGATGGTAGGAAGCCATCACAGGGCAATGGGAATTATTGAAAATGAATGGGTGCTTGTCTCTTTAAGTCTTGCAATCGGACTTCCAGGTATGTTATTTGTTTTGGGGGCAATCTTTAAGAAGAAGCTGAAAAAAGATCAGGAACCAAAATCAGTTTAA
- a CDS encoding VOC family protein, which yields MGEVIPKSMINGKVVIWTYVEQLQLSVEWYSYILEMEPTERHDAAYFFTINEHTKLALCNRYMRNPKYELPVNDCLDLQADDIFETHRQLEAKGVLVGPVDNPFPTYYEFYFVDIENNKIRIHGFE from the coding sequence TTGGGTGAAGTAATTCCAAAATCGATGATTAATGGCAAGGTTGTCATCTGGACATATGTCGAGCAGCTTCAACTTTCTGTGGAATGGTATTCCTACATACTAGAAATGGAACCAACGGAAAGGCATGATGCTGCCTACTTCTTTACCATTAATGAACACACAAAATTGGCACTATGCAACCGGTATATGAGGAATCCTAAGTATGAGCTGCCTGTTAATGACTGCTTGGACCTGCAGGCAGATGACATATTTGAGACACATCGCCAGCTTGAGGCAAAGGGTGTGCTAGTCGGTCCTGTTGATAACCCATTCCCAACCTATTATGAATTTTATTTTGTTGACATAGAAAACAATAAAATACGAATCCATGGCTTTGAATAA
- a CDS encoding NAD(P)-dependent oxidoreductase, which produces MKLGWVGLGNMGVPISMNLLKAGYSVTVFNRTASKTAELVAAGAVQAKSLEELIQENDVIFTMVSDDEAVKDLYFSNKLLEIAKPGQVFIDMSTVSPATSKEIYTAAKDKGIGFIDAPVSGSVAPAKEGKLLVLAGGEEETYNKVKKLFEPIGKMSIYLGESGSGSNAKLAINLLLGITVQGIAESVLFAEQQGIKLADMLTIINESAVGTAISKMKTPAILEDEYPAAFALKHMAKDLRLAKETGELNAIGNSAHHTYQDALASQLGDLDVMAVIKELRSK; this is translated from the coding sequence ATGAAGTTAGGTTGGGTCGGTTTAGGAAATATGGGAGTGCCAATCTCTATGAACCTGTTAAAGGCAGGTTACAGTGTGACAGTATTCAACAGGACTGCATCAAAAACTGCTGAGCTAGTTGCTGCTGGCGCTGTGCAAGCAAAATCACTGGAAGAGCTTATTCAAGAAAATGATGTAATCTTCACAATGGTTTCGGATGATGAAGCAGTTAAGGATCTATACTTTTCGAATAAGCTTTTAGAAATAGCAAAGCCTGGACAAGTATTTATTGACATGAGCACAGTTTCACCAGCTACCTCAAAGGAGATATATACAGCAGCGAAGGATAAAGGAATTGGCTTTATAGATGCTCCTGTTTCAGGCAGTGTTGCTCCTGCAAAAGAAGGAAAGCTGCTTGTGCTGGCTGGTGGCGAAGAAGAAACGTACAACAAGGTAAAGAAACTGTTTGAGCCAATAGGCAAAATGTCGATTTACTTAGGTGAAAGCGGATCTGGCAGCAACGCCAAGCTTGCGATCAACCTGCTTCTTGGCATTACTGTTCAAGGCATTGCAGAATCAGTTCTGTTCGCAGAGCAGCAAGGTATTAAACTGGCGGACATGCTGACTATAATTAACGAAAGTGCAGTTGGAACTGCCATTTCCAAAATGAAGACACCAGCAATCCTCGAGGACGAGTATCCAGCTGCCTTTGCATTAAAGCATATGGCTAAGGACTTACGTCTTGCCAAGGAAACAGGAGAATTAAATGCAATCGGAAATTCTGCCCATCATACATATCAGGACGCCCTTGCAAGTCAGCTTGGAGACCTTGATGTAATGGCAGTAATTAAAGAGCTTCGCAGTAAATAG
- a CDS encoding spore germination protein: MVSNNSTQHDFTNSLTYNSSIIKELLSGSADFIERKVTFLEKKNVHATCFYIDGLVNTQIIEKIVQALMFEGNEVILRNDLDTFNIESLLEEHVLMNTNFIETTELESAIKAILSGDTVLLVDGCKKAFQIPTKGWAARSVSEPQAEQVVRGPRDGFTETIRVNTALVRRRIRDTGFRIEELNIGKRTKTDINIAYINGVVKKGLVDEVKERLEKIDIDGILESGYIEEMIRDAPLSPFTTIMSTERPDKVASSLLEGRVAIFVDNTPFVLIVPTYFWEFLQASDDYYLGFMAGSFFRIVRYTAFILSLTLTSIYIMLVSFHQEMIPTPLALTIASGREVVPFPVLLEALLMELTFELMREAGLRMPKPVGSAVSIVGSLVIGQAAVQAGIVSPFMVIIVATTGISSFVIPNYSASYSIRLVRFPLLLASGTLGLLGFASMFALIAIHALSLRSFGESYLSPATPFQPQDQKDTVIRMPWWAMKKRPSIADGDTSRLGEARSPQPPKGKEEEDSQSKKDEASDRNEPESIGQTETREGSSKQKAQKQDNVTGVRQLKTRKAKKGKGDDKE; encoded by the coding sequence ATGGTATCAAACAATAGTACACAGCATGATTTCACGAACTCGTTAACCTATAACAGCTCTATCATTAAAGAGCTTCTTTCAGGCAGTGCCGATTTTATTGAACGGAAAGTTACCTTTTTAGAAAAGAAGAATGTTCATGCCACTTGTTTTTATATTGATGGACTTGTGAACACACAGATTATTGAAAAGATTGTTCAAGCGTTGATGTTTGAAGGAAATGAAGTTATTCTCCGAAATGATCTTGATACGTTTAACATCGAGAGCCTTTTGGAGGAGCATGTTCTCATGAATACTAATTTCATTGAGACAACAGAGCTTGAAAGTGCTATTAAAGCAATTTTGTCTGGGGATACAGTCCTCCTTGTCGACGGCTGCAAGAAGGCCTTTCAAATACCCACAAAGGGCTGGGCTGCAAGAAGTGTGTCAGAGCCACAAGCAGAGCAGGTAGTGCGTGGACCGCGGGATGGTTTTACCGAAACTATTCGCGTAAATACTGCGCTCGTTAGGAGAAGAATCCGGGACACTGGCTTTAGAATCGAAGAATTAAATATTGGCAAACGCACGAAAACAGACATAAATATTGCCTACATAAATGGTGTAGTAAAAAAAGGGCTAGTGGACGAGGTGAAGGAACGCCTTGAAAAAATTGATATTGACGGCATTTTAGAGAGCGGCTATATCGAGGAAATGATCAGGGATGCTCCATTATCACCTTTCACGACAATCATGAGTACAGAGCGCCCTGATAAGGTTGCTTCCTCCTTACTTGAGGGCAGGGTTGCGATATTTGTTGATAATACGCCATTTGTGCTTATAGTACCTACATATTTCTGGGAGTTTCTGCAGGCAAGTGATGATTATTATTTAGGCTTCATGGCGGGCAGCTTTTTTCGAATCGTCCGGTACACAGCCTTTATTCTCAGTTTAACACTGACATCTATCTATATTATGCTTGTCAGCTTTCATCAGGAAATGATTCCAACCCCATTAGCACTGACAATTGCCTCAGGTCGTGAGGTTGTTCCATTTCCTGTTTTGCTGGAGGCTTTGCTGATGGAATTGACGTTTGAGCTTATGCGGGAAGCTGGTTTGCGCATGCCAAAGCCAGTCGGTTCTGCAGTGAGCATCGTCGGTTCGCTTGTTATCGGTCAAGCTGCAGTTCAAGCGGGAATTGTTTCTCCATTTATGGTTATTATCGTCGCAACTACAGGGATTTCTTCGTTTGTTATCCCGAACTATTCGGCTTCTTATTCTATTCGTCTTGTTCGATTTCCGTTGTTGTTAGCATCAGGAACACTAGGGCTTCTTGGCTTTGCGTCCATGTTTGCTCTTATCGCTATTCATGCCTTAAGTCTTCGTTCCTTCGGGGAATCGTACCTGTCACCGGCTACCCCGTTCCAGCCGCAAGACCAGAAGGATACGGTTATCCGCATGCCGTGGTGGGCTATGAAAAAGCGGCCATCAATAGCCGACGGTGACACATCAAGGCTTGGGGAAGCCCGATCACCCCAGCCTCCTAAAGGAAAGGAAGAAGAGGATTCACAGTCGAAGAAGGATGAAGCTTCTGATCGAAATGAACCAGAAAGCATTGGACAAACGGAGACAAGGGAAGGTAGCAGCAAGCAAAAGGCACAAAAGCAAGACAATGTCACAGGTGTTAGACAGCTAAAAACAAGAAAAGCGAAAAAAGGAAAAGGGGATGATAAGGAATGA
- a CDS encoding glycosyltransferase family 2 protein, translated as MTLLVEKEQGRMSIFSMPGVKKTYMKPRIIALIPAHNEEKSIRDCLAGLNDQLLPKGVELDVYVIADNCTDRTEEKAIQAGEEFNLNLKVIVTEGNKLRKVGALNSGWKLLYGDLLDIYNTELTELQIVYKHSVKAVLGMDADSRLAPNCLKYLWEGLMSARNIGGVMAKYTMRMPKKKSQLSKSDVYYEEKIASGEYGGPMSRWWTHQQKQDMASWLLDLQYHGGSTYVLGGQATLFRPEALQEVVNNNKLDGPWQNDSDVEDMLLTWQLQKSGWKTLISPEGRCFVDAMRSYHTFREQRNKWNSGTVELLTNKDLDVKTRHKGKIWRNQVKLFSDLLIRVMFIVLLAVALATDQYYWSWIWLTPIALASVLNIILALKTPMYRPIDVIMAGLLISPEMYLWVNLMTFGQVWLGKLSANKKDGWANQYAAESGKTRSKLTQGILLCLLLAAGGAYLCYNYRDFLTSATVQGAIEPYLMGGWVVLTYLTIIKSLMMVYQVWTLRGRHTA; from the coding sequence ATGACATTGTTAGTGGAAAAAGAACAAGGAAGAATGTCGATTTTTAGTATGCCTGGTGTAAAGAAGACATATATGAAGCCGCGTATTATCGCATTAATTCCTGCACACAATGAGGAGAAATCGATTCGGGACTGCTTAGCTGGCTTAAACGACCAGCTGCTGCCAAAAGGTGTAGAGCTTGATGTGTATGTCATTGCCGATAATTGTACAGACCGTACGGAGGAAAAGGCAATTCAAGCTGGAGAGGAATTCAATTTGAATTTAAAGGTAATAGTGACAGAGGGCAACAAGCTTCGTAAAGTAGGTGCGCTGAATTCTGGCTGGAAGCTATTATATGGAGATTTATTGGACATTTATAACACAGAGCTGACAGAATTGCAAATCGTTTATAAACATAGTGTTAAAGCAGTACTAGGGATGGATGCAGACAGCAGACTTGCTCCAAACTGTTTGAAGTATTTATGGGAAGGGCTAATGAGTGCCCGTAATATTGGCGGAGTTATGGCTAAGTACACGATGCGTATGCCAAAGAAAAAAAGCCAGCTCAGCAAAAGCGATGTATATTATGAAGAAAAAATTGCAAGTGGAGAATATGGCGGACCAATGTCAAGATGGTGGACACACCAGCAAAAGCAAGACATGGCAAGCTGGCTGCTTGATCTTCAATATCATGGCGGGAGTACTTATGTTCTTGGCGGCCAGGCAACATTGTTCAGACCTGAAGCGTTACAAGAGGTTGTTAACAACAATAAGCTGGATGGACCTTGGCAGAATGATAGTGATGTTGAGGACATGCTGCTTACATGGCAGCTTCAGAAATCCGGCTGGAAGACGCTTATAAGTCCTGAGGGAAGATGCTTTGTGGATGCAATGCGCTCTTATCATACTTTCCGAGAGCAGCGGAATAAATGGAATTCAGGTACGGTTGAATTGCTGACAAATAAGGATTTGGATGTAAAGACAAGACATAAGGGGAAGATTTGGCGAAATCAGGTTAAGCTCTTTTCAGATTTGCTGATTCGTGTGATGTTCATCGTTTTACTTGCAGTTGCTCTTGCAACAGATCAGTATTATTGGTCATGGATTTGGCTGACACCCATTGCTCTCGCATCTGTTTTAAATATTATTTTAGCACTGAAAACACCGATGTATCGTCCGATTGACGTGATAATGGCAGGCTTGCTCATAAGTCCTGAAATGTATTTATGGGTAAACTTAATGACATTTGGTCAAGTGTGGCTTGGTAAGCTTTCCGCAAACAAGAAAGACGGTTGGGCCAATCAATACGCTGCAGAATCAGGAAAAACACGAAGCAAACTCACACAAGGAATTTTACTTTGTTTATTGCTAGCAGCTGGAGGAGCTTATCTGTGCTACAATTACCGGGATTTCCTTACAAGTGCTACCGTGCAAGGTGCAATCGAGCCTTACTTGATGGGAGGCTGGGTCGTTCTGACTTATTTAACTATCATTAAGTCACTCATGATGGTTTATCAAGTTTGGACGCTCCGTGGCAGACATACAGCTTGA
- a CDS encoding UDP-glucose dehydrogenase family protein has translation MEITVAGTGYVGLVTGVCLAEAGHVVTCVDPIQEKIDLLNKGISPIYEPQLDDLISRNKKSGNLFFTTDYKHAYANTSVIIIGVGTPENEDGSANLTYLYTVARQIAETAIRDCLVVIKSTVPIGTNDKIEAFMREHVKQGINVEVAANPEFLAQGTAVRDTLNASRIVIGTESKAAEQLLTEIYQPFQQPILTMGRRSAEMVKYASNDFLALKISFVNDIANLCETVGANIDDVTKGMSMDSRIGDKFLQAGIGYGGSCFPKDTKALHWLSEEEGYVLRTVKAAIEVNEKQKFKLIKKARKDFSSFAGLKVAVLGVTFKPGTDDLREAPSIPNVRLLLNEGAKVHVYDPVGEKNFQKIYPTEVEFTASIEEALKDADICFVFTEWPEIKNMPVTKFAENMKTPYVYDGRNCYSLHAAEKAGIHYRSIGRPAVNEKVLQNN, from the coding sequence ATGGAGATTACAGTAGCAGGTACAGGTTATGTAGGTTTAGTGACAGGCGTTTGTTTAGCAGAGGCAGGTCATGTGGTGACGTGTGTGGATCCCATTCAGGAAAAGATTGACCTTTTGAATAAAGGAATTTCTCCTATATATGAGCCTCAGCTAGATGACCTGATTTCCAGAAACAAAAAATCAGGGAACCTGTTTTTTACAACAGACTATAAGCATGCATATGCGAATACAAGCGTCATTATCATCGGTGTCGGCACACCGGAAAATGAGGACGGTTCTGCAAATCTTACATATCTTTACACAGTTGCAAGACAAATTGCCGAAACAGCCATAAGAGACTGTTTAGTTGTCATCAAGTCTACTGTTCCTATTGGTACAAATGACAAGATAGAAGCATTTATGAGGGAGCATGTAAAACAGGGAATTAACGTGGAGGTTGCGGCAAATCCTGAATTTCTGGCGCAAGGCACTGCTGTCAGGGATACATTAAATGCTTCTAGAATTGTTATCGGTACTGAGTCAAAAGCAGCAGAGCAGCTTTTGACTGAAATCTATCAGCCGTTTCAGCAGCCAATTTTAACGATGGGCCGCAGAAGTGCGGAAATGGTCAAGTATGCGTCAAATGACTTCCTTGCACTCAAGATTTCTTTTGTTAATGACATTGCGAATTTATGTGAGACAGTCGGCGCGAATATCGATGATGTGACGAAAGGGATGAGCATGGACAGCAGAATCGGCGACAAATTCCTTCAGGCAGGCATCGGTTATGGCGGTTCCTGTTTTCCAAAGGATACAAAGGCGCTGCACTGGCTGTCAGAGGAAGAGGGCTATGTTCTTCGTACTGTAAAAGCAGCAATAGAGGTTAATGAAAAACAGAAATTCAAACTCATCAAGAAAGCAAGGAAAGACTTTTCAAGCTTTGCAGGTTTAAAGGTAGCTGTATTAGGCGTTACCTTTAAGCCTGGTACAGATGACTTGAGGGAGGCTCCTTCCATTCCGAATGTTCGCCTGCTTTTAAATGAAGGGGCAAAGGTGCATGTCTATGATCCTGTTGGAGAAAAGAACTTTCAAAAAATTTACCCGACAGAAGTGGAGTTTACTGCGAGCATAGAAGAGGCTTTAAAAGATGCAGATATTTGTTTTGTATTTACAGAATGGCCTGAGATAAAGAATATGCCAGTAACCAAGTTTGCAGAAAATATGAAAACTCCGTACGTATATGACGGCAGAAACTGCTATTCGCTTCATGCTGCGGAAAAGGCAGGAATTCATTACAGATCAATCGGCCGTCCTGCCGTGAACGAAAAGGTGCTGCAAAATAATTAA
- a CDS encoding Ger(x)C family spore germination protein, with amino-acid sequence MKKIILFHVLLAMLLLLGACSGKREISDLALVMAVGIDKGEKEGTVKVTAQVARPADARGQTGAPSGQSGEAVWSVETEGESIFEAIRQMSSFSSRRVFWAHNFIIVINEEVAKEGIGDVIDFFTRNPELRMRTWVAVTPQTASEVISTVTSLELIPGEALAKLFRYTTISNQAPRTVIMDVLSAYLSESTEPLLARLDFEKSKIDSKAPDKGAQANQVVLAGAGVFKEDKLVGILKPEELRGVLIFTEKIDSGVAVVGCPVNSNAPLSVELTNQSFEVKPKYKDGNISYDAAFQAKIRVVEAGCALDLSDEKQVKKLESSVEKELSSQINTTVTKIQKDYKSDVLELGKVFQNEYPYEWKHYASSWEDIFPEVKINLQVTAKLESGSLLYKPTTSGKKEKEEK; translated from the coding sequence ATGAAGAAAATCATCCTTTTCCATGTGTTGCTGGCAATGCTTCTCCTGCTTGGGGCTTGCTCAGGAAAAAGAGAAATCAGTGATTTAGCTTTAGTAATGGCAGTTGGAATTGATAAAGGTGAAAAGGAAGGGACAGTTAAGGTGACAGCCCAGGTGGCAAGACCAGCAGATGCTCGTGGTCAGACTGGGGCACCGTCTGGACAATCTGGTGAGGCTGTTTGGTCTGTGGAAACAGAAGGTGAGTCCATCTTTGAGGCAATCCGCCAAATGTCTAGCTTTTCTTCGCGAAGAGTGTTTTGGGCACATAACTTTATCATTGTTATTAACGAAGAAGTGGCAAAGGAAGGAATAGGTGACGTAATCGACTTTTTCACACGTAACCCAGAGCTGCGAATGAGAACATGGGTTGCTGTAACGCCGCAAACAGCAAGTGAAGTCATCTCCACAGTAACAAGTCTTGAATTGATACCAGGTGAAGCACTTGCAAAGCTTTTCCGGTATACAACCATCTCCAATCAAGCTCCAAGAACAGTAATTATGGATGTTTTGAGTGCATACTTAAGTGAGTCAACAGAGCCGCTGCTTGCAAGACTTGATTTTGAAAAAAGCAAAATTGACAGCAAGGCACCAGATAAGGGAGCCCAAGCAAATCAGGTTGTTCTTGCAGGGGCAGGTGTATTTAAAGAAGACAAGCTTGTTGGAATATTAAAGCCAGAAGAACTGAGAGGGGTCCTTATCTTCACGGAAAAGATTGATTCAGGTGTGGCTGTAGTCGGCTGTCCTGTTAATTCTAACGCTCCCCTCAGTGTAGAATTAACCAACCAAAGCTTCGAAGTAAAGCCAAAATACAAGGATGGAAACATCAGCTATGATGCCGCCTTTCAAGCGAAAATTCGTGTTGTGGAGGCTGGTTGTGCCTTAGATCTTTCCGATGAAAAACAAGTGAAGAAGCTTGAAAGCTCTGTTGAGAAAGAGCTTTCAAGCCAAATAAATACTACAGTTACTAAAATCCAAAAGGATTATAAGTCAGATGTATTAGAATTAGGAAAGGTTTTTCAAAATGAATACCCATATGAATGGAAGCATTATGCTAGTTCCTGGGAGGATATCTTTCCTGAGGTGAAAATAAACTTGCAAGTAACTGCCAAATTAGAAAGCGGATCACTTCTTTATAAACCGACAACGTCAGGCAAAAAGGAGAAAGAAGAAAAATGA
- a CDS encoding methionine ABC transporter ATP-binding protein produces MIELKNIYKTFKKKDAEVQALKNISLKVEKGDIFGVIGFSGAGKSTLIRLVNLLERPTSGEVIVNGDSLLALTDKQLRTAKKQIGMVFQHFHLLESKSVFDNIAIPLILQKRKKGEIRKRVIELLDFVGLADKEKAYPSELSGGQKQRVGIARALATNPSVLLCDEATSALDPQTTMSILQLLKKINQEYNITIMIITHEMAVIQEICNKVAVMEQGEIIEQGNVLQVFSKPSHPTTRSFVKTIVQKDLPISMKGKLNHTSGSKIIRLEFLGSEMTQSFLYELVNRFEVKPAILFANMVEIQENIVSTMTISLTGEEEQLVLACLYLKEQGIQVEEVSA; encoded by the coding sequence ATGATTGAGTTAAAAAACATATACAAAACATTTAAGAAAAAAGATGCCGAGGTGCAGGCATTGAAAAATATTAGCTTAAAAGTAGAAAAGGGAGACATTTTTGGTGTTATTGGCTTTAGCGGCGCTGGAAAAAGCACACTAATCCGTCTAGTCAATCTTCTGGAAAGACCAACATCAGGAGAAGTCATCGTTAATGGAGACTCCCTTCTAGCTTTAACAGATAAACAGCTGCGAACAGCGAAGAAGCAAATTGGCATGGTATTTCAGCATTTCCACCTATTAGAATCGAAGAGCGTGTTTGATAATATTGCGATTCCCCTTATTTTGCAAAAAAGAAAAAAAGGAGAGATCCGCAAGCGTGTAATAGAGCTACTTGATTTTGTCGGTCTTGCTGATAAAGAAAAAGCGTATCCAAGTGAATTATCTGGCGGTCAAAAGCAACGTGTCGGAATTGCAAGAGCTCTCGCGACAAATCCTTCTGTTTTATTATGTGATGAAGCAACTTCTGCCTTGGACCCGCAAACGACGATGTCCATTCTTCAGCTCCTGAAAAAAATCAATCAAGAGTATAATATTACAATTATGATTATTACTCATGAAATGGCCGTCATTCAGGAAATTTGTAACAAGGTTGCGGTGATGGAACAGGGAGAAATCATTGAGCAAGGGAATGTTCTGCAGGTTTTCTCGAAGCCCTCCCATCCGACTACACGAAGCTTTGTCAAAACAATTGTCCAAAAGGACCTGCCAATAAGTATGAAAGGCAAACTCAACCATACCTCAGGAAGCAAGATTATTCGATTAGAGTTTCTTGGAAGTGAAATGACACAGTCATTCCTTTATGAGCTTGTTAATCGTTTTGAGGTGAAGCCTGCCATTCTGTTTGCGAATATGGTAGAAATTCAAGAAAATATTGTTAGCACGATGACAATTAGCCTAACTGGGGAAGAAGAACAGCTTGTACTTGCCTGTTTGTATTTAAAGGAGCAAGGAATACAAGTTGAGGAGGTATCTGCATGA
- a CDS encoding methionine ABC transporter permease, whose amino-acid sequence MIFQTDITADLFIQASIETLYMVGWSLLIGTLIGGPLGILLVVTRKGGVLENKLIYNILNPIINIIRSLPFIILLIAIIPFTRFIVQTTIGTEAAIVPLIIYIAPYIARLVENSILEVNPGILEAAEAMGATPFQVIWYFLLPEAFGSLILSITTAAIGLLGATAMAGTVGGGGIGSLALTYGYQRFDTFVMVITVIVLIIIVQVIQSLGTYLARRVRRR is encoded by the coding sequence ATGATATTTCAAACAGACATAACTGCAGACTTATTTATACAAGCAAGTATTGAAACTCTTTATATGGTTGGCTGGTCATTATTAATCGGCACATTAATTGGCGGTCCGCTTGGCATACTTCTTGTCGTGACAAGAAAGGGCGGTGTGTTGGAAAACAAGCTTATATACAATATTCTTAATCCAATCATCAATATAATCCGCTCCTTGCCGTTTATCATCCTGCTGATTGCCATCATCCCATTTACAAGATTTATTGTGCAAACAACGATTGGGACGGAAGCAGCCATTGTACCGCTGATTATTTATATCGCTCCATATATTGCAAGACTCGTGGAGAACTCCATCTTGGAGGTAAACCCTGGCATTCTTGAAGCAGCAGAAGCAATGGGAGCGACTCCCTTCCAGGTTATTTGGTACTTTCTGCTTCCAGAGGCATTCGGTTCCCTTATCCTCTCCATAACAACTGCCGCAATCGGCCTCCTTGGAGCAACAGCGATGGCCGGAACAGTTGGAGGCGGCGGTATCGGCAGCCTTGCACTAACATACGGGTACCAGCGATTTGATACCTTTGTTATGGTAATAACAGTAATTGTTCTTATTATTATTGTTCAAGTCATCCAGTCATTAGGCACATATCTTGCCCGGAGAGTTAGAAGAAGATAA